A region of Stigmatopora nigra isolate UIUO_SnigA chromosome 6, RoL_Snig_1.1, whole genome shotgun sequence DNA encodes the following proteins:
- the ptpn9b gene encoding tyrosine-protein phosphatase non-receptor type 9 isoform X1 produces the protein MAEALTTQEHQAVEEFLREVHNKEQPHCAGLVSKPTAVKFLMASKFDVFRAIDLLQAYKNTRIKEGIININPEEEPLRSELLCGKFTVLPGRDANGAALALFTARLHRPDVTTHKAVLQAIIYQLDKAIDSVQTQRDGLLFVYDMTNSSYGNFDYDLCVKILNLLKGAFPARLKCVFIVSSPLWFRAPFAVLRLFLREKMRERVCTVKANELANHIPVSSLPEHLGGTSQYSHVAWIQSCINANTLEGDTTLQDGHDCVGSLLRSYGLESEDSSNGAGQTQAFSATPLGCDLTTPNSNSSDDSNANPQNHCGMDEGRTLGHSAAKRQQGNHQHWNGSAGTGNNMGSVSSSSPNSNTLGHGRRAPPQSDTPPDTPLSHKGDGDSVDGRTEDWDNAPLSEDNKGMNVEDEEEEGVPPLPQKALPRLPNQSGSQMLPLSCDGDDDCCIEESIHIPEHGGMAIRELVDHVKRKKKKGIYQEYEEIRKESPAGTFDYSKKLSNQIKNRYSDVLCLDQSRVRLCQLCDEDDETSDYINASFMDGYKKRRAYIATQGPLPKTFGDFWRMVWEQMVLIIVMTTRVVERGRVKCGQYWPLEEGRTEQHGCFLVRNTHIQVFQDFKLSNLELYNTQSGERRDVCHYLYVSWPDFGVPKSASAMLDFREHVLQRQEVAVQSLSSSWKGPPEGPPVVVHCSAGIGRTGTFCTLDICLSRLEDIDTVDIHQTVRRMRTQRAFSIQTWDQYYFCYTAVIEYAMRRGKLSPVQWSDSDIETDSE, from the exons atggcggaagcccTGACAACTCAGGAGCACCAA GCTGTGGAGGAGTTCCTGAGAGAGGTGCACAACAAGGAGCAGCCTCACTGCGCCGGGCTCGTCTCCAAACCCACAGCTGTTAAGTTTCTTATGGCCAGCAAGTTTGACGTCTTCAGAGCCATCGACCTCCTCCAAGCGTACAAG AACACAAGAATCAAAGAGGGGATTATCAATATAAACCCTGAAGAGGAGCCTCTCCGATCTGAGCTGCTCTGTGGCAAATTCACTGTCCTG CCGGGACGTGATGCAAATGGTGCTGCGCTAGCGCTTTTCACAGCTCGCCTCCATCGCCCGGACGTGACCACTCACAAAGCCGTGCTGCAGGCCATCATTTATCAGCTTGATAAAGCCATAGACAG TGTTCAAACCCAGAGAGATGGACTTTTATTTGTATATGACATGACCAACTCCAGTTATGGGAATTTTGACTATGATCTCTGTGTCAAGATTCTCAATTTGCTCAAG GGAGCGTTTCCTGCTCGTTTAAAATGTGTCTTCATCGTGTCCTCTCCTCTATGGTTTCGAGCACCGTTTGCAGTTCTTCGCCTCTTTTTGCGCGAGAAGATGAGAGAACGG GTGTGCACAGTGAAGGCTAATGAGTTGGCCAATCACATCCCAGTCTCCTCTCTCCCCGAGCACCTCGGTGGGACATCCCAATACAGCCACGTAGCCTGGATTCAGTCGTGCATCAATGCCAACACTCTGGAGGGTGACACGACGTTACAAGACGGCCACGATTGTGTGGGAAGCCTATTGCGCTCTTACGGCCTTGAGAGCGAAGACTCGAGCAATGGCGCGGGGCAAACACAAGCCTTTTCGGCCACTCCGCTGGGCTGTGACCTCACTACGCCTAACTCAAACTCCAGTGATGATAGCAATGCAAACCCCCAAAACCATTGCGGTATGGATGAGGGCAGAACTTTGGGCCACTCTGCTGCGAAAAGACAGCAAGGGAATCACCAACACTGGAACGGGTCAGCTGGGACTGGTAACAACATGGGGAGCGTTAGTAGCTCGAGCCCGAATTCTAACACGTTGGGTCATGGACGTCGTGCTCCCCCACAGTCGGACACACCTCCTGACACGCCGCTCTCTCACAAAGGTGATGGGGACTCAGTGGATGGCAGGACAGAAGACTGGGATAATGCACCTCTGAGTGAGGATAATAAAGGGATGAATGtagaggatgaggaagaggagggtgtgccGCCATTGCCCCAGAAAGCTTTGCCTCGGCTGCCCAACCAGTCCGGTTCCCAAATGTTGCCCTTATCatgtgatggtgatgatgactGCTGCATTGAGGAATCTATTCACATTCCAGAGCATGGAGGAATGGCAATACGTGAGCTGGTAGATCAtgtgaagagaaagaaaaagaaagggatCTATCAGGAGTATGAGGAGATTCGGAAGGAGTCACCAGCAGGCACCTTTGACTACTCCAA GAAACTCTCCAATCagatcaagaaccggtacagtGATGTTTTGTGTCTGGACCAATCCAGAGTTCGACTCTGTCAGCTCTGTGACGAAGACGACGAG ACTTCTGATTACATAAATGCTAGCTTCATGGATGGCTACAAGAAGAGAAGGGCTTATATTGCTACTCAgg GTCCTCTGCCAAAAACATTTGGGGACTTTTGGCGCATGGTGTGGGAGCAGATGGTACTCATCATTGTTATGACAACAAG AGTTGTGGAGCGAGGGCGTGTAAAGTGCGGTCAGTACTGGCCACTGGAGGAAGGCAGAACAGAGCAACACGGATGTTTTCTTGTCAGAAACACCCACATCCAAGTCTTCCAGGACTTCAAACTCTCAAATCTGGAGCTCTATAATACCCAA TCTGGGGAGAGACGAGATGTGTGCCATTACCTCTATGTCAGCTGGCCAGACTTTGGGGTGCCCAAGAGTGCGTCAGCCATGCTGGACTTCCGCGAACATGTACTTCAGAGGCAAGAAGTCGCAGTTCAGAGTCTGAGCTCCAGTTGGAAAGGGCCTCCTGAGGGACCTCCTGTGGTGGTCCATTGCAGTGCTGGTATCGGCAGGACAG GCACCTTCTGCACACTGGACATCTGCCTGTCCAGGCTGGAGGATATCGACACAGTAGACATCCATCAGACAGTCCGCCGCATGCGTACACAGAGGGCTTTCAGCATCCAGACTTGGGACCAGTACTACTTCTGCTACACGGCGGTCATCGAATATGCCATGCGTCGTGGGAAGTTGAGCCCGGTGCAGTGGTCTGACTCGGATATAGAAACAGACAGCGAGTGA
- the ptpn9b gene encoding tyrosine-protein phosphatase non-receptor type 9 isoform X2, whose product MASKFDVFRAIDLLQAYKNTRIKEGIININPEEEPLRSELLCGKFTVLPGRDANGAALALFTARLHRPDVTTHKAVLQAIIYQLDKAIDSVQTQRDGLLFVYDMTNSSYGNFDYDLCVKILNLLKGAFPARLKCVFIVSSPLWFRAPFAVLRLFLREKMRERVCTVKANELANHIPVSSLPEHLGGTSQYSHVAWIQSCINANTLEGDTTLQDGHDCVGSLLRSYGLESEDSSNGAGQTQAFSATPLGCDLTTPNSNSSDDSNANPQNHCGMDEGRTLGHSAAKRQQGNHQHWNGSAGTGNNMGSVSSSSPNSNTLGHGRRAPPQSDTPPDTPLSHKGDGDSVDGRTEDWDNAPLSEDNKGMNVEDEEEEGVPPLPQKALPRLPNQSGSQMLPLSCDGDDDCCIEESIHIPEHGGMAIRELVDHVKRKKKKGIYQEYEEIRKESPAGTFDYSKKLSNQIKNRYSDVLCLDQSRVRLCQLCDEDDETSDYINASFMDGYKKRRAYIATQGPLPKTFGDFWRMVWEQMVLIIVMTTRVVERGRVKCGQYWPLEEGRTEQHGCFLVRNTHIQVFQDFKLSNLELYNTQSGERRDVCHYLYVSWPDFGVPKSASAMLDFREHVLQRQEVAVQSLSSSWKGPPEGPPVVVHCSAGIGRTGTFCTLDICLSRLEDIDTVDIHQTVRRMRTQRAFSIQTWDQYYFCYTAVIEYAMRRGKLSPVQWSDSDIETDSE is encoded by the exons ATGGCCAGCAAGTTTGACGTCTTCAGAGCCATCGACCTCCTCCAAGCGTACAAG AACACAAGAATCAAAGAGGGGATTATCAATATAAACCCTGAAGAGGAGCCTCTCCGATCTGAGCTGCTCTGTGGCAAATTCACTGTCCTG CCGGGACGTGATGCAAATGGTGCTGCGCTAGCGCTTTTCACAGCTCGCCTCCATCGCCCGGACGTGACCACTCACAAAGCCGTGCTGCAGGCCATCATTTATCAGCTTGATAAAGCCATAGACAG TGTTCAAACCCAGAGAGATGGACTTTTATTTGTATATGACATGACCAACTCCAGTTATGGGAATTTTGACTATGATCTCTGTGTCAAGATTCTCAATTTGCTCAAG GGAGCGTTTCCTGCTCGTTTAAAATGTGTCTTCATCGTGTCCTCTCCTCTATGGTTTCGAGCACCGTTTGCAGTTCTTCGCCTCTTTTTGCGCGAGAAGATGAGAGAACGG GTGTGCACAGTGAAGGCTAATGAGTTGGCCAATCACATCCCAGTCTCCTCTCTCCCCGAGCACCTCGGTGGGACATCCCAATACAGCCACGTAGCCTGGATTCAGTCGTGCATCAATGCCAACACTCTGGAGGGTGACACGACGTTACAAGACGGCCACGATTGTGTGGGAAGCCTATTGCGCTCTTACGGCCTTGAGAGCGAAGACTCGAGCAATGGCGCGGGGCAAACACAAGCCTTTTCGGCCACTCCGCTGGGCTGTGACCTCACTACGCCTAACTCAAACTCCAGTGATGATAGCAATGCAAACCCCCAAAACCATTGCGGTATGGATGAGGGCAGAACTTTGGGCCACTCTGCTGCGAAAAGACAGCAAGGGAATCACCAACACTGGAACGGGTCAGCTGGGACTGGTAACAACATGGGGAGCGTTAGTAGCTCGAGCCCGAATTCTAACACGTTGGGTCATGGACGTCGTGCTCCCCCACAGTCGGACACACCTCCTGACACGCCGCTCTCTCACAAAGGTGATGGGGACTCAGTGGATGGCAGGACAGAAGACTGGGATAATGCACCTCTGAGTGAGGATAATAAAGGGATGAATGtagaggatgaggaagaggagggtgtgccGCCATTGCCCCAGAAAGCTTTGCCTCGGCTGCCCAACCAGTCCGGTTCCCAAATGTTGCCCTTATCatgtgatggtgatgatgactGCTGCATTGAGGAATCTATTCACATTCCAGAGCATGGAGGAATGGCAATACGTGAGCTGGTAGATCAtgtgaagagaaagaaaaagaaagggatCTATCAGGAGTATGAGGAGATTCGGAAGGAGTCACCAGCAGGCACCTTTGACTACTCCAA GAAACTCTCCAATCagatcaagaaccggtacagtGATGTTTTGTGTCTGGACCAATCCAGAGTTCGACTCTGTCAGCTCTGTGACGAAGACGACGAG ACTTCTGATTACATAAATGCTAGCTTCATGGATGGCTACAAGAAGAGAAGGGCTTATATTGCTACTCAgg GTCCTCTGCCAAAAACATTTGGGGACTTTTGGCGCATGGTGTGGGAGCAGATGGTACTCATCATTGTTATGACAACAAG AGTTGTGGAGCGAGGGCGTGTAAAGTGCGGTCAGTACTGGCCACTGGAGGAAGGCAGAACAGAGCAACACGGATGTTTTCTTGTCAGAAACACCCACATCCAAGTCTTCCAGGACTTCAAACTCTCAAATCTGGAGCTCTATAATACCCAA TCTGGGGAGAGACGAGATGTGTGCCATTACCTCTATGTCAGCTGGCCAGACTTTGGGGTGCCCAAGAGTGCGTCAGCCATGCTGGACTTCCGCGAACATGTACTTCAGAGGCAAGAAGTCGCAGTTCAGAGTCTGAGCTCCAGTTGGAAAGGGCCTCCTGAGGGACCTCCTGTGGTGGTCCATTGCAGTGCTGGTATCGGCAGGACAG GCACCTTCTGCACACTGGACATCTGCCTGTCCAGGCTGGAGGATATCGACACAGTAGACATCCATCAGACAGTCCGCCGCATGCGTACACAGAGGGCTTTCAGCATCCAGACTTGGGACCAGTACTACTTCTGCTACACGGCGGTCATCGAATATGCCATGCGTCGTGGGAAGTTGAGCCCGGTGCAGTGGTCTGACTCGGATATAGAAACAGACAGCGAGTGA